The stretch of DNA TTAAGGCAACAGATTAGTGGGACTTGGAATGGCTTAGGTAAAATTAGTCGAATGCGACTTGAAACTGACAGTGGTGAGGCACGCGCTAGCTTACTGCATATCGAGGCTGGTGGAGAAATACCGGAGCATACTCACCAGGGAACAGAATTAACACTGTTACTTGCAGGCCATTTTGAAGATGAATTTAATCGTTATGGTCCAGGGGATTTTATTTTACTCGATAGCGACCACCAGCATACGCCTAAAACTGAGGATGGATGCCTTTGTTACACAGTAGTCGATGCCCCTTTGCGCTTTACCAAAGGGATCAGTAAACTGCTGAATCCTATCGGTGAACTGATTTATTAAAAGCAGTATTGCCCCTAAAAAAGGCCGCTGATTAGCGGCCTTTTTTAATCGAACATTTGTTCGCGCTATTCTGCTGCAATAGGCACTACTGGCACAATTCTAGTGCCATGTTTTACCACGGTATTCATAATACTAAAATGCAGTTCTTCAGAGACCAACTGAAACTCAGCAAAGTCGGTAGTACCGATGTAAGCAAACACATTGAGTTGCAGCCCGTGTAAGCCAAAACCTTTGAATGTAACTCTTAACGGTGTCTCATCTACTTTTTCATGCTCGATGAGGAGTGCACGTATATCTTCGATGATGCCATGTAACTGCGCTGTCGTGGTTTTATAATCCAAGCGGATATCAGTCTTTAAACGGATTTTTTCGCGCTCCGATATGTTTTCAATATCCATTTCAGATAAACGCGCGTTAGGTACGTTTATCACCGTTCTATCAATTGTCCTAATGCGAGTGCAACGTAGACCAATCTCTTCTACGGTTCCCGTAATAGTCCCAAATCGACCAACATCCCCAACCCTTATAGGTGCTGATGAGTATAGGGTGATGGTACCAATAAAGTTCTCAATAGATTGCTTAGAGGCTAATGCGATCGCAACACCACCAATACCAAGACCAGCAAGAATTGTGGAAGCATCAAAACCAAGATGTTCTAGCCAGATCAAAATAGTCAGCGCAACTAAAATCACTCGAAGAAAGTTTGCTAATGGCCGCAATAAAGAAGCGGTTTGGCTCTTACCCTGATTAATCCAACGTAGGCGCAAACTGTTTTGCAGTACATCCGCTAAGTTCCAGATAAACCAAATGACGGCGATAACCAGTAAGAAACCGGTATTAATGGCTTCCATCACATTGGCGGAAAGCGTGGTATTTGCCATCCATATCCGGACTAATAGTAATGCAAGTAAAAAGCGTGAAGGCCCAACGACAAGATGCGCGACATCATCTTTATATTGATATTCGCTGCGCAAAATGAGTTTTTTTGCAAACCAAGTTAACGGGATAATAACGAGCAATGCCAAGATTAAGTAACTAATCAGCAGCGCCCATTCCCACAAGTTAAGTTTAAAGAGGTGACCTTGTGGAATATTTTGTACGTACCACTCAACGACTGGCCCATAACCCAGTTCGCTATAAAGCATCGGCACTTTAGCCACCGTCGCATTCGATATCTTCCAGATTTTACCTAGCTGTTTATCGGGTACTTTTTGCAGTAACAGTGTTATCTCATTACCTTTAACTTCAACTCTGCCAAAAGCATCTCGGTAATTTGGCAGTTGGTCATCGCTAGTACCACTTGGTACATCACTGATCTCTTCCAGATTAACCCAAAGATTACGCTCTATAATTGCTACTAGTTGCTTTGCGTATTCTGGCCCTAGCTCTTTTGACATACCTTCTGGCAAATAACGTAAATCTAAGTATTTGGAGGCCTTTTCGAAGTTCTGTTCAAATGTTGCTTCAAAAAAACCTTCAATTGTGCCTCGTGGTGTATCTCTAAATAAGCTGTCTTTATATTCATAAGTACTGGCTTTAAAGCTCGTCGGTTGCGCCTCTTCAGTAGGTTCTGCAGCCTGTTTAACAGCACTCACTAGCCCTGTAGCGCCATATGCCACGGATATATTGCCCATTAGCATGACTAACAGTAGAGAGAAAATAATCCTTGTCATCGAAAGACTCCATTTTGATACACCGATGTTTAATAAACATCGACAAAATATGATTAATCAAATATTAGTCAACCTAGCACTGATTAACGTATTGTTAACACTTAATAATAAACTATCTTAAACACAAGCGTTTTAATTTTATTAGTTGACAAGATTCATTTACTCGATATAATCCAGTCAGTTTTTAGAGATATACCCTTTTTGATATACTTTCACCGCCTTCTGTAAACATCCACGATTCGTCGTTTGATCCCCACATAAGCGTTATCACAACTGGTTCAATCATCTTAATAGACAGTCATTTTACTGTCATATCTTTATGCTTTACTTGGTTCAGCTTGAGATTAGTTTTGTTTTTGCGACATAAACAACACATTCGTTAACAAAACTGACTACAAGTCACTTGTATAAGCATAAAAAGATGAGTACTCTCGAATTGAACTTAAATTCATCTTTCGCAAAAATGCTAAGGATATCTTATTGTTATAAATCACTACCAACTTGGTAGCTTTAATAAAAGGAGTGTGACCATATGTCATACCTAGTAAATGGACACGAAATTACAGTCAACTTTCCAGTAGATTCAATTTCAGTCAACAAATCTTCAATCGCCTTCACAGACAGTCAAGGCAAAAACAGACAGACTTTTTCAAAGCGCACTGAAGCGCTTAAATTTATGAATTGGTTATTGTCTTCAAGTAAGTAAAACCGACTTTTCGATACAACTCCTCTCACTCGTATCGATAGTTTGTCTTCATAGGCAAACGAATAGGACTGAAACATATTCAGCTATTTAGTCATCTTCATTTGGTTTAGGCTTTACCTCTGCTCAGGTATCTAGCCTAACCAAATGGAAATTCCTCCCCCCAGAAAAAAAGAAACAATCCTAAGCTCACAATACTGCCGTATATTTACGTTGGTAACGTGGCAACATCGTCTCATTTCCTAATAAACCACCTTGATGAATGTAGATAATCGCTGCATCTGGATATTCGGATAAATACTGCTCTACACACATCCAACCCTTAGGATCATACAGTAATTCAAACTCAATCCCCTGCTCACCCACTTTACGCCAAATGTCATAAAAGATTTTATATAGCTTTCCGAAATGATATTTTTTAGCTGTGCTTATTATCTCTGGGTGAAATGAAGTGCCATTGATTAGCTCAGAAAACTGCTGGTTAAGGTAGTCTTCATCTCCTACACAAGCACATGTCATTACTTTTATGTTGTTATTATTAAGTACAAAATATTCATTTAAGAATACCGCAGTAGTGCCGGTTCCAGACGGAAGAAAAACAGTCAATTCATCTAGCTGACTAGACGCGAACCAATTGACAATCTCTTTTGCAAGTTGGTGTACCCCTTCCCGAGCATAAAGACAACGGCCTCCCTCAGGCACAAACAAAGCCTTACTATCATTTGGTAGCACATCTTGCTCGATATACTCTTTACAGCCTCTACCCTTCCTATCAGCAACCAAAGATAGATCGATGACGTTTGCGCCATTCTCGACAGCCGCTGCATAATTCCCCTTTGACGATGCTAAAACTTGCGCTGCAATATGATCAGTATAAAAATCAAGTTTCCAGCCTTTTAATTTAGCTAAAGCTGACATTGAATAAAGCGAGTTTGCAACAGGAGAACCATAACCGACTAATCGGGTGATACCAGGGAAGTCGTTATGTAGAAAGTAAGCAAATTTACGTGCCTTATTACCAGAGAAATCTTTATGTAACAGATCATCTCTTTTTACAAAAACACGGCAACCATTAAAGTCGATACTATCAACTGGAGTGTGAGTAAACACAGCAAATTCTCTTAATGTAATGAGTGACTATTGTAACGCTTTACTTAGTGCAGTTTTGACCTCGATGTAAAAAAATCACTAACTTTTGGTCTATTCCGTTATTCGAAAACATTCATAAACCCCCAAACAGCATATAAAACAACCCACCAACACATGGCGTGATAATTGCTTTATACAATATAGCAGTGCCCACAGGGCAGTATATTTTTATAGTGAGGGATCTTTCATGGCAGTTTTACGCTTAGTGTTTAATATAGCTTGGTTTGTGTTGGGCGGTTTTGTAATGGGGCTAGCGTGGTGGTTAGCCGGCCTTTTGTGCTTTATTACCATTATTGGGATCCCATTCGGACGAGCTTGTTTCGTTATCGGTGAGATGACTTTTTGGCCATTCGGTCAAGACTCTATAAGTCGCCGCTCAATCACAGGGGTGGAAGATTTAGGCACGGGTGCTTTTGGTATGCTGGGCAATATTGTTTGGTTTTTATTGTTTGGTATCTGGCTTGCGATTGGTCATATCGTTCACGCTTTTGCATGCGCCGTTACCATTATTGGTATTCCGTTTGCAATACAGCATTTAAAGCTCGCCATTTTGAGCTTAACCCCTATAGGTCAAACCGTGGTAGCAAAAGCTTAAGCCGATGACAAAAGCACTTTTTCCAGCTGCGCAATTAGCGCAGCTGGACAATCTAAACTAATATCATGTCCCGCCGCTTCAAACTCAATCAGTTCAGTTTTATAATAAAGTGACAGTTGTACACTACAACTGGGATTAACTAGCCTATCAGAGCTGCCATTGAAAACAAAAATGGGCTGCTGTAAATTATCAGGGGTTTGAAAGTTAGCACAGGCCCATATTTGCCGAACGACATTATGCATCTTGCTTCGATAATCTAATCTGAGTTCACTCCAATGCTCACACATCGCTTGATTGTCACCATAACGCTCACTCGAGAGTTTAAGCGCTGTGCACTCTAACCAATGCACCGCCCCCTGCTTAACTCGCCCCAGATAGGCAGTAACAATGGCTTTTAGATTAAACCTTGCATACCAAGGAGATAAGTTAGCCGCACTTGCGTTGATAACAACCACCTTGCTTACTTTTTGTGGCGCTAAGCGAGCCATTTCAAGCGCGATCATTGCGCCCATAGAAAGCCCTATAAGACAGTTGTCATTGCCTGTTAGTTGTTTAACTAATGCCTTAGCGTATGCCGTTATGGTTAGCGGGCTGGTGCAATCACTCAATGTCCCATTGCCTAACGTATCGAGCGCGATAACATCAATTTTATTTGCTGCCACTTGCACCGTTAAATCATCTTCAAATTCTCGCCAATGACGCTTATCTCGCATCAAGCCCCTAATGAGTACCCAGCTTTGCATAGTCCGTCCTTAATTATCTTTTAGGCCTGCTGTCTTTTATAGTTATCTTTAGTCATACCAGTCTTGCATTGCAGCAGCGTATTGACGAGTTAATAACTCACAACTCATGTCCTCTATAGCTCGGCTCGCCGCTAAGTCCATTAGAAACTGCATCAATACAGTGTGTTTTCGCAACGTTCTAACATGTCGATGTTGCTTTTGAGGGTTAAATAAACCGGCAAAATTGAATAGCTGTCGTGGGTTTTTCTTTACCCATGCCCAAGAGCCCATCTCCAATGTCAAAGGCAACAACGGCGCGTCATTTTGCTTCATTGCCAAATAATCCCATATATCACCATGAGTACGATAAATAAGGCTCTGGGGGGAGAACTGATAATGATTATGGTGCGGGAAGCTTGCTTTATAAAGCTGCTTTAAATGGTAAATTTGGCCTAGACTCTTTATCGGTTGATGAGACCCTGCAAACGGAAACCAAATATGATCTGATAGTCCAAATCCTGAGTGTGCATCCAGTGAAATAACACTAGAAGCATTTGATCGCAATAATTCTACATAGTTGATTAAGGCGGCGGTTTCCGGCTCCACCCCTTTTTTGCCTCGATACCAGGGTAATAGCGGAGTCACTCTTTGCCCCCCCACTAAAAAGGTCACTTTCGTTGTCGCATCAATTGGCGCGTTACGCATTAAATCAACTTGCTGACCATTGCACCGAGTACCATTTAGCAAGCCTATTGGATTAACGATAGGCACAAATGCAATTCTAATTTTTGTTAACAGAATTTGTAACTGACTATCCCAGTCCAGCCTGGCTAATAGGCTTTCGAGTAAAGCGAGGATCACTTGAGTGCCAATTCTTTCAACTCCATGTACACCTCCGACAAACAGCACACAAGGCTTGTCTGCTGCTTCACTGCCTAGTTCAGCACAAATGACAGGGAAAGACTGATTTTTATAAGTCAATTCAGTTAGTGTTTTGGCTCGCAATTGTGGAAAGGATTCAATAAGGGTTGTTAGTGTATTGAGTTCTGGTGGCGTTATCTGCATCATACCACTTGCAAAAGAGATGAATAATGTCGTAAAAATAACAGCAGATTAAGACAAAGTGAGGTCAGCTACATGACAATATCTAACGGGTGATATCTAATCGTTCGAGCCTAATCAAACGAACTTAATCGACCATGTTGTCTTTTAATATTTTATCGACATCTATTTGTTTCAAACCTCGATTAAACAAGTCTCGCCACTTCTTTCCCTCTACATTATTTTTAAAGGCAATATAGAGTTCTTTCTTTGTCAGTGTACGCTTATTTAACTGAACTCGACTGGCGACAGACTCCATATCGGGTTGCGCAAGCAGGTAACGCAACACATAAACGTCAATAACCGCAGCGTCAATTCGTCCAGACACCACTTTTTTAATGTTATGGATGTCAGACGCGACCACTTCAACAGGCTGAACACCTTGAGCTATCATGTTATCGAGTTGCTCGGTATTGAC from Shewanella sp. Choline-02u-19 encodes:
- a CDS encoding ChrR family anti-sigma-E factor, with protein sequence MINYHPNDDMLLEHAKGCLNLAMTTALSAHCELCSICQEKLTTMTQQHAHIALIEEDAAADELETSIDLDDMLNSIMLLTPSSASKRQSKSAIVTVKGHEYQLPNALRQQISGTWNGLGKISRMRLETDSGEARASLLHIEAGGEIPEHTHQGTELTLLLAGHFEDEFNRYGPGDFILLDSDHQHTPKTEDGCLCYTVVDAPLRFTKGISKLLNPIGELIY
- a CDS encoding M14 family zinc carboxypeptidase, with translation MQITPPELNTLTTLIESFPQLRAKTLTELTYKNQSFPVICAELGSEAADKPCVLFVGGVHGVERIGTQVILALLESLLARLDWDSQLQILLTKIRIAFVPIVNPIGLLNGTRCNGQQVDLMRNAPIDATTKVTFLVGGQRVTPLLPWYRGKKGVEPETAALINYVELLRSNASSVISLDAHSGFGLSDHIWFPFAGSHQPIKSLGQIYHLKQLYKASFPHHNHYQFSPQSLIYRTHGDIWDYLAMKQNDAPLLPLTLEMGSWAWVKKNPRQLFNFAGLFNPQKQHRHVRTLRKHTVLMQFLMDLAASRAIEDMSCELLTRQYAAAMQDWYD
- a CDS encoding alpha/beta fold hydrolase, whose protein sequence is MQSWVLIRGLMRDKRHWREFEDDLTVQVAANKIDVIALDTLGNGTLSDCTSPLTITAYAKALVKQLTGNDNCLIGLSMGAMIALEMARLAPQKVSKVVVINASAANLSPWYARFNLKAIVTAYLGRVKQGAVHWLECTALKLSSERYGDNQAMCEHWSELRLDYRSKMHNVVRQIWACANFQTPDNLQQPIFVFNGSSDRLVNPSCSVQLSLYYKTELIEFEAAGHDISLDCPAALIAQLEKVLLSSA
- a CDS encoding pyridoxal-phosphate dependent enzyme — encoded protein: MFTHTPVDSIDFNGCRVFVKRDDLLHKDFSGNKARKFAYFLHNDFPGITRLVGYGSPVANSLYSMSALAKLKGWKLDFYTDHIAAQVLASSKGNYAAAVENGANVIDLSLVADRKGRGCKEYIEQDVLPNDSKALFVPEGGRCLYAREGVHQLAKEIVNWFASSQLDELTVFLPSGTGTTAVFLNEYFVLNNNNIKVMTCACVGDEDYLNQQFSELINGTSFHPEIISTAKKYHFGKLYKIFYDIWRKVGEQGIEFELLYDPKGWMCVEQYLSEYPDAAIIYIHQGGLLGNETMLPRYQRKYTAVL
- a CDS encoding mechanosensitive ion channel family protein is translated as MTRIIFSLLLVMLMGNISVAYGATGLVSAVKQAAEPTEEAQPTSFKASTYEYKDSLFRDTPRGTIEGFFEATFEQNFEKASKYLDLRYLPEGMSKELGPEYAKQLVAIIERNLWVNLEEISDVPSGTSDDQLPNYRDAFGRVEVKGNEITLLLQKVPDKQLGKIWKISNATVAKVPMLYSELGYGPVVEWYVQNIPQGHLFKLNLWEWALLISYLILALLVIIPLTWFAKKLILRSEYQYKDDVAHLVVGPSRFLLALLLVRIWMANTTLSANVMEAINTGFLLVIAVIWFIWNLADVLQNSLRLRWINQGKSQTASLLRPLANFLRVILVALTILIWLEHLGFDASTILAGLGIGGVAIALASKQSIENFIGTITLYSSAPIRVGDVGRFGTITGTVEEIGLRCTRIRTIDRTVINVPNARLSEMDIENISEREKIRLKTDIRLDYKTTTAQLHGIIEDIRALLIEHEKVDETPLRVTFKGFGLHGLQLNVFAYIGTTDFAEFQLVSEELHFSIMNTVVKHGTRIVPVVPIAAE
- a CDS encoding YccF domain-containing protein; amino-acid sequence: MAVLRLVFNIAWFVLGGFVMGLAWWLAGLLCFITIIGIPFGRACFVIGEMTFWPFGQDSISRRSITGVEDLGTGAFGMLGNIVWFLLFGIWLAIGHIVHAFACAVTIIGIPFAIQHLKLAILSLTPIGQTVVAKA